In the Candidatus Eisenbacteria bacterium genome, one interval contains:
- the prmC gene encoding peptide chain release factor N(5)-glutamine methyltransferase — protein sequence MSWTIASAFSEALKRLESAETSHRQAEAEVEELIGRLLQLGRADLYLQRERPLSAEEHRALQGWIDRRLRGEPIQYITGRAAFRELDLAVTPAVLIPRPETELLVETVLEALRSERTRWPAPRVLDLGTGSGAIALAIVKEWPQARLTATDRSRAALEVAERNAAELGLEGHIRFLEGEWFEALPADERFEVVVSNPPYIADTELESLPRDVRDHEPSAALFAGPTGLEALRSIVDDAPRHLVGGGVLALELAESRAHDVSAWLEGAHDWQHVALRDDLAGRPRILLARRQTGPAIAPAQWGEDR from the coding sequence GTGTCGTGGACCATCGCCAGCGCCTTTTCCGAGGCTTTGAAGCGCCTCGAATCCGCCGAGACGTCTCATCGGCAGGCGGAGGCCGAGGTCGAGGAGCTGATCGGAAGACTCCTCCAACTCGGTCGCGCGGACCTCTATCTGCAGCGGGAAAGGCCGCTCTCGGCTGAGGAGCACAGGGCCCTCCAGGGCTGGATCGATCGCCGCCTCCGTGGCGAGCCGATCCAGTACATCACCGGCCGTGCGGCCTTCCGCGAGCTCGATCTCGCCGTCACCCCCGCAGTGCTGATTCCGCGCCCCGAGACCGAGCTTCTGGTCGAGACCGTGCTCGAAGCCTTGCGCTCCGAACGCACACGCTGGCCTGCGCCCCGGGTGCTCGACCTCGGCACCGGATCGGGCGCGATCGCGCTCGCGATCGTGAAGGAGTGGCCCCAGGCCAGGCTCACCGCGACCGATCGGTCGAGAGCAGCCCTCGAGGTCGCCGAACGCAATGCCGCCGAGCTCGGCCTTGAAGGCCACATTCGTTTCCTCGAGGGCGAATGGTTCGAAGCCTTGCCGGCGGACGAGCGCTTCGAGGTCGTGGTGTCGAACCCGCCTTACATCGCGGACACGGAGCTGGAGAGCCTGCCGCGCGACGTGCGCGACCACGAACCGTCCGCGGCGCTGTTCGCGGGTCCCACCGGACTCGAGGCGCTGCGATCGATCGTCGACGACGCGCCACGACACCTCGTGGGAGGCGGCGTCCTGGCCCTCGAGCTCGCCGAGTCGAGAGCCCACGACGTGAGCGCGTGGCTCGAAGGCGCGCACGACTGGCAGCACGTGGCGCTGCGCGACGACCTCGCGGGCCGCCCGCGCATCCTGCTGGCGCGGCGTCAGACCGGCCCGGCCATCGCCCCGGCTCAGTGGGGCGAGGATCGCTGA
- a CDS encoding DUF1684 domain-containing protein: MGSRTTVAVAIAGSCLVLFTAPSPAATSASASATPDSLVAAIQKERADTEKWLQTSPTSYLAAVRRVDFDDKQELTVGSAPGNDVRLEDSTVAARHLRVRVVGDSFQVAALDEKATFQIGETPSRHAMLAPRNIGVGRYVVRLSHQRYPALIAFDPRSSRLSEYKGLQYYPVDLRYRFVLPLIPNPRPDTVVIQSTRGNSRRAVRAGWFDFKVSGKSCRLEATRLLEPGVGENDMGIFFRDATTGKETYAVGRYLDPDRLPDGRYVLDFNRAYNPACAFSDYYNCPIPPKANALKVAIRAGEKDSHYLTH; encoded by the coding sequence ATGGGGTCGCGAACCACGGTGGCGGTCGCCATCGCCGGCTCGTGCCTCGTCCTCTTCACCGCGCCCTCCCCCGCCGCGACCAGCGCGAGCGCGTCCGCGACCCCCGATTCCCTGGTCGCCGCGATCCAGAAGGAGCGCGCCGACACCGAGAAGTGGCTCCAGACCAGCCCCACCTCGTATCTGGCCGCGGTGCGCCGCGTGGACTTCGACGACAAGCAGGAGCTCACGGTGGGCAGCGCGCCGGGAAACGATGTTCGGCTCGAGGACTCCACCGTGGCCGCGCGGCATCTGCGGGTCCGGGTCGTGGGCGACTCGTTCCAGGTCGCCGCCCTGGACGAGAAGGCGACCTTCCAGATCGGCGAGACCCCCAGCCGGCATGCCATGCTGGCGCCTCGCAACATCGGAGTGGGTCGCTACGTGGTTCGCCTGTCTCACCAGCGATATCCGGCGCTGATCGCCTTCGATCCCAGGAGTTCACGGCTTTCCGAGTACAAGGGACTGCAGTACTACCCGGTGGATCTCCGCTACCGCTTCGTGCTCCCGCTCATTCCCAACCCGCGGCCCGACACGGTCGTCATCCAGTCGACCCGGGGGAATTCGAGACGCGCGGTGCGGGCCGGCTGGTTCGACTTCAAGGTCTCTGGCAAGAGCTGCCGGTTGGAGGCCACGCGCCTCCTCGAGCCTGGAGTCGGCGAGAACGACATGGGGATCTTCTTCCGCGACGCCACCACCGGCAAGGAGACGTACGCCGTCGGGCGGTATCTGGATCCCGATCGCCTGCCCGACGGCCGCTACGTGCTCGACTTCAATCGCGCCTATAACCCCGCGTGCGCGTTCTCGGACTACTACAACTGCCCCATCCCGCCCAAGGCGAACGCGCTGAAAGTCGCGATCCGCGCCGGCGAGAAGGACTCACACTACCTGACGCACTGA